A portion of the Pedobacter cryoconitis genome contains these proteins:
- the lysS gene encoding lysine--tRNA ligase, whose product MSTGLSELEILRRNALTQLRELGIDPYPPEGYEINTNAADILANYENNKEAYQKVSFAGRIMTRRIMGSAAFVEIQDSTGRIQVYLKRDELCPEEDKTLYNTVFKKLLDLGDFIGIKGYVFTTQTGEISVHVTEFKLLAKSLKPLPIVKRDEDGNIFDGFTDPELRYRQRYVDLTVNPDFKQIFITRSKVINTMRAYFDEQGWMEVETPILQAIHGGAAARPFNTHHNTLDMPLYLRIANELYLKRLIVAGFDGVYEFGKMFRNEGMDRTHNPEFTSMEIYVAYKDYIWMMGMVEACLEKVALATHGSPIVKVGEHEINFAGPYEKLTMYESIQKYTGIDVSAMTEEQLKETCKSLNIEVDPSMGRGKLVDELFSEKVEANLIQPTYITDYPIEMTPLAKKHRSSEGLVERFELFVMGKEIGNAYTELNDPIDQKERFEDQLKLAARGDDEAMAMDDDFIRALEYGMPPTSGLGIGIDRLVMLMTNQSTIQEVLFFPQMRPEKKAKITTDEDFVNAGIPAEWVQVIRKMGFNTVEDLAGANANKVFNDLGGMRKKLKLELAMPSKEDVTAWFS is encoded by the coding sequence ATGAGTACAGGATTATCAGAATTAGAAATACTGCGCAGAAATGCGCTTACTCAGTTACGTGAACTGGGCATTGATCCGTATCCACCTGAAGGATATGAAATCAATACAAACGCAGCCGATATACTGGCTAATTACGAAAATAATAAGGAGGCTTATCAAAAGGTAAGTTTTGCAGGCAGGATCATGACCCGTCGTATTATGGGAAGTGCAGCTTTTGTAGAGATACAAGATTCTACCGGCCGTATCCAGGTTTATTTAAAGAGAGACGAGCTTTGCCCTGAAGAGGATAAAACACTTTACAATACCGTTTTCAAGAAATTACTGGATCTTGGTGATTTCATTGGAATTAAAGGATATGTCTTTACCACTCAAACAGGTGAGATCTCTGTACACGTAACTGAATTCAAATTACTGGCTAAATCACTAAAACCTCTTCCAATCGTTAAACGTGACGAAGATGGGAACATTTTTGATGGTTTTACTGATCCTGAACTAAGATACAGACAACGTTATGTCGATCTGACCGTAAATCCGGACTTTAAACAGATCTTCATCACCCGTTCTAAGGTCATCAATACCATGAGAGCTTACTTCGATGAGCAAGGCTGGATGGAAGTGGAAACACCTATCCTGCAAGCTATCCATGGTGGAGCAGCAGCACGTCCTTTTAACACGCATCACAATACCCTGGATATGCCTTTATATCTGAGAATTGCGAATGAGCTATATTTAAAAAGACTGATCGTTGCTGGTTTTGATGGGGTATATGAGTTCGGAAAAATGTTCAGAAATGAAGGAATGGACCGTACGCATAACCCAGAGTTCACGTCGATGGAAATCTATGTAGCTTACAAAGATTATATCTGGATGATGGGTATGGTAGAAGCCTGTCTGGAGAAAGTAGCATTAGCTACACATGGTTCACCTATCGTTAAAGTTGGCGAACATGAAATTAACTTTGCAGGTCCTTACGAGAAACTGACGATGTATGAATCTATTCAGAAGTATACAGGGATCGATGTTTCAGCAATGACCGAAGAGCAGCTTAAAGAGACTTGTAAAAGCCTGAATATAGAGGTTGATCCGTCAATGGGCCGTGGAAAACTGGTTGATGAATTATTCAGTGAGAAAGTAGAAGCTAACTTAATTCAGCCTACCTACATTACTGATTACCCGATAGAAATGACACCACTGGCTAAAAAACACCGTAGTTCTGAAGGTTTGGTGGAGCGTTTCGAGCTTTTTGTAATGGGTAAAGAAATCGGTAACGCTTATACCGAGCTGAATGATCCTATTGATCAGAAAGAACGTTTTGAAGACCAGTTAAAACTGGCAGCAAGAGGGGATGATGAAGCGATGGCAATGGATGACGATTTTATCCGTGCACTAGAGTATGGCATGCCTCCAACTTCAGGTTTAGGTATTGGTATTGACCGTTTGGTCATGCTGATGACTAACCAGTCTACTATCCAGGAAGTACTTTTCTTCCCGCAGATGAGACCGGAGAAAAAAGCCAAAATCACTACTGACGAAGATTTCGTAAATGCTGGTATCCCGGCCGAATGGGTTCAGGTAATCCGTAAAATGGGCTTTAACACTGTAGAAGATTTAGCAGGAGCCAATGCAAATAAGGTATTTAACGATTTGGGCGGTATGCGCAAAAAGTTAAAACTTGAATTAGCTATGCCTTCAAAAGAAGACGTAACAGCCTGGTTCTCTTAA
- a CDS encoding thioredoxin family protein: MLNTAAREKLFESPEMKAQYAIEYPGYAPDPEAVEKLKSLLQHIKVMIVLGTWCGDCRRQVPRLYKILDQAGFLAEQITLIFVDESKKAANGLTDHLNIDKVPTFIFTENEQEIGRITESPLVTLESDIIEILTK, translated from the coding sequence ATGCTAAATACAGCTGCCCGGGAGAAATTATTTGAATCTCCGGAAATGAAAGCACAATATGCTATAGAATATCCTGGCTACGCGCCCGATCCTGAGGCTGTAGAAAAGCTAAAATCATTGCTTCAGCATATAAAGGTTATGATTGTACTGGGTACCTGGTGCGGAGACTGCAGAAGACAAGTACCCCGGCTGTATAAAATTCTGGATCAGGCCGGTTTTTTAGCAGAACAAATCACACTGATCTTTGTTGATGAATCAAAAAAGGCAGCCAATGGATTAACCGATCACCTGAATATAGACAAGGTTCCCACTTTCATCTTTACTGAAAATGAGCAAGAGATCGGCAGGATTACAGAATCTCCCTTAGTTACGCTGGAAAGCGATATAATTGAAATACTTACTAAATAA
- the ung gene encoding uracil-DNA glycosylase, with amino-acid sequence MSAALEPGWLKVLEPEFEKEYMKNLKAFLLQEKETGKTVYPKGADIFAAFNHTPFDKVEVVILGQDPYHGDGQAHGLSFSVQKGVATPPSLKNIYKELETDIAGFKTPNHGNLTQWADEGVLLLNASLTVRAHEPGSHQGKGWEAFTDQAISQLSDKKTGLVFLLWGKFAQQKAVLIDEKKHTVLKSAHPSPFSAYTGFFGSKHFSKTNEILIAEGKKQINWQIS; translated from the coding sequence ATGTCAGCAGCATTAGAACCAGGCTGGTTAAAAGTACTGGAACCTGAATTTGAAAAAGAATACATGAAAAACCTGAAGGCCTTTCTCCTGCAGGAAAAAGAAACAGGAAAAACAGTGTATCCGAAAGGTGCAGATATTTTTGCAGCCTTTAACCATACCCCTTTTGACAAAGTAGAAGTGGTGATCTTAGGTCAGGACCCCTACCATGGAGACGGGCAGGCACACGGACTTTCCTTCTCCGTACAAAAAGGAGTAGCCACGCCCCCATCTTTGAAGAATATTTATAAAGAACTGGAAACAGATATAGCAGGGTTTAAAACACCAAATCACGGTAACCTTACCCAATGGGCTGATGAAGGCGTATTATTACTGAACGCATCCCTTACAGTTCGCGCACACGAACCAGGTTCCCATCAGGGTAAAGGCTGGGAAGCATTTACTGACCAGGCTATCAGCCAGCTTTCTGATAAAAAAACAGGATTGGTGTTTTTACTATGGGGTAAGTTTGCACAACAAAAAGCTGTACTGATTGATGAAAAGAAACATACAGTTTTAAAATCTGCACACCCCTCGCCATTTTCTGCTTACACCGGATTTTTTGGTAGTAAACATTTCTCGAAAACAAATGAAATTCTGATTGCTGAAGGAAAGAAGCAAATTAACTGGCAGATCAGCTAA
- a CDS encoding Lrp/AsnC family transcriptional regulator: protein MAAELDKIDFKILKLLQENGRITNLLLSQEIGLSPAPTLERVRKLEMSGFIKSYHALVDEEKLGLGIKTFIQVQLDFHKNNTIQIFLDEVNQIKEITECHHVTGQADFLLKVYVSDIKAYERLIMDKISKISVVKTFQTMMIMSTTKKEPIVPLEY from the coding sequence ATGGCAGCAGAATTAGATAAGATAGATTTTAAAATACTTAAACTTTTACAAGAAAACGGAAGAATAACCAATTTGCTTTTATCGCAGGAAATTGGGTTGTCACCAGCACCTACTTTAGAAAGAGTAAGAAAACTGGAGATGTCCGGTTTCATTAAGAGTTACCATGCATTAGTGGATGAAGAGAAACTGGGTTTAGGCATTAAAACGTTTATTCAGGTACAATTGGACTTCCACAAGAACAATACGATCCAGATATTTTTGGATGAGGTCAACCAGATTAAAGAAATTACTGAATGTCACCATGTGACAGGACAGGCAGATTTCCTGTTGAAAGTTTATGTAAGTGATATTAAAGCTTACGAGCGTCTGATTATGGACAAAATCAGTAAAATCAGCGTAGTGAAAACTTTTCAGACCATGATGATCATGTCGACCACCAAGAAAGAGCCGATTGTCCCCTTAGAGTATTAG
- a CDS encoding metal-dependent transcriptional regulator yields MHSFTEENYLKVIYHISQTEPGTVQTNAIANGLNTKAASVTDMLKKLADKQLIDYIKYQGVTLTEKGKAAAIKVIRKHRLWEVFLVDKLKFRWDEVHDIAEELEHINSSILVERLDDFLGFPKRDPHGDPIPDQHGNFELSAHIHLHEIAKGKTGIIIGVSEHSSPFLIHLEKLGLTIGVAITVHGITAYDGSVELIANAQKINVSRKVAQHILVKLEETK; encoded by the coding sequence ATGCATTCATTTACTGAAGAGAATTACCTCAAAGTCATTTATCACATCTCCCAAACTGAGCCAGGTACGGTACAAACCAATGCAATTGCCAATGGATTGAACACCAAAGCCGCCTCTGTAACTGATATGCTTAAAAAGCTGGCAGATAAGCAATTAATTGATTATATTAAGTACCAGGGAGTCACATTAACTGAAAAAGGGAAAGCTGCCGCAATCAAAGTCATCAGAAAACACCGGTTATGGGAAGTCTTTTTAGTAGACAAATTGAAATTCAGGTGGGATGAAGTCCATGATATTGCAGAAGAACTTGAACACATCAACTCTTCCATACTCGTAGAACGGTTAGACGATTTTCTTGGTTTTCCTAAGCGGGATCCTCATGGAGATCCGATTCCAGATCAGCATGGAAACTTTGAACTTTCTGCACATATACACCTCCATGAAATTGCCAAAGGAAAAACTGGCATCATTATCGGGGTCAGTGAACATTCTTCTCCATTTTTAATTCATCTGGAGAAATTAGGTTTAACCATAGGTGTAGCAATAACCGTCCATGGAATTACCGCCTATGATGGTTCAGTAGAGCTGATAGCCAATGCTCAAAAGATAAATGTCAGCCGCAAAGTAGCGCAGCACATCCTGGTTAAATTAGAAGAAACCAAGTAA
- a CDS encoding Nramp family divalent metal transporter: MKQTESLSEVHQSVDTGKRTGWRRILSFIGPAYLVSVGYMDPGNWATDLAGGSKFGYQLIWVLLMSNLIALLLQSLSARLGIVRGLDLAQASRNAYPKWVNIPLFGLAQTAIVACDLAEIIGMAIGLNLLFGLPLIWGISITIFDTVLLLFLMNKGMRKMEVFIVSMVFIVGISFLVEMFIVEPSLKEIVKGLEPSVLSGQALYIAIGIIGATVMPHNLYLHSSLVQTRKFERDDKGIKEAIKFNFIDTAVALNLAFFVNAAILILAAAAFYKNGMHEVAEIQDAYKLLGHIFGGVAPSLFAIALIAAGQSSTITGTLAGQIVMEGHLNLRIQPWLRRLITRLLAIIPAFFTILYFGNDALSGLLILSQVVLSLQLGFAVIPLIHFTSDKKEMKGFAIKLWVKILAWISAAVIVALNIKLVIEEISGWATATHGWYIYGLIIPVAVLIGLLLMYVFVYPMLNSSTIQQKNIPHGNAMAIDPVDQIHYTRIGITVDFSKNDLNTIRHALIQGGKKADYHLIHIVETAGAQYHGKAALDHETLSDSENLKKYGQNLADLGYHGIPHIGFGGAARAIAEITKTNDLQLLVMGAHGHKGLKDLIFGTTVDAVRHKITIPVLVVR, encoded by the coding sequence ATGAAGCAGACAGAATCATTAAGTGAAGTACATCAAAGTGTAGATACCGGTAAGCGTACCGGATGGAGAAGGATATTATCTTTTATTGGCCCGGCTTACCTGGTTAGTGTTGGTTATATGGATCCCGGAAACTGGGCGACCGATCTTGCAGGAGGTAGTAAATTCGGTTATCAGCTCATCTGGGTATTGCTGATGTCGAACTTAATCGCCTTGTTATTACAATCATTAAGCGCGAGGTTAGGTATTGTAAGAGGTCTTGATTTAGCGCAGGCTTCCAGAAATGCCTATCCTAAATGGGTAAATATTCCCTTATTTGGTTTAGCGCAAACTGCAATTGTAGCCTGTGACCTTGCTGAAATTATTGGTATGGCCATTGGTTTAAACCTGCTTTTCGGCCTTCCGCTGATCTGGGGTATCAGTATCACTATTTTTGACACCGTTTTACTTTTATTCCTGATGAATAAGGGAATGCGGAAAATGGAAGTTTTTATCGTTTCCATGGTTTTCATTGTAGGGATCTCCTTTTTAGTAGAGATGTTTATCGTAGAGCCATCCTTAAAAGAAATCGTCAAAGGACTGGAACCTTCAGTACTCTCCGGACAAGCGCTGTACATTGCTATTGGTATAATCGGTGCGACTGTGATGCCACATAACCTGTACCTCCATTCTTCCCTGGTTCAGACCAGGAAGTTTGAGCGCGATGATAAAGGGATTAAAGAAGCGATCAAATTCAACTTTATAGATACTGCTGTTGCACTTAACCTGGCTTTTTTTGTAAACGCAGCGATCCTGATCCTGGCTGCAGCTGCCTTTTATAAAAATGGCATGCATGAAGTTGCTGAAATACAGGATGCCTATAAGCTGCTTGGACATATTTTTGGCGGAGTTGCACCAAGTCTTTTCGCAATCGCACTGATTGCAGCTGGACAAAGTTCTACCATAACCGGGACACTGGCAGGACAGATTGTAATGGAAGGTCACCTGAACCTTAGGATACAACCCTGGTTACGGCGCTTAATTACGCGCTTGCTAGCTATTATCCCTGCCTTTTTCACCATCCTTTATTTTGGAAATGATGCATTGAGCGGTCTATTGATTTTAAGCCAGGTCGTTTTAAGTTTACAACTCGGTTTTGCGGTGATCCCACTGATCCACTTCACTTCCGATAAAAAAGAAATGAAAGGCTTTGCCATCAAACTCTGGGTCAAAATACTGGCATGGATCAGTGCTGCTGTTATTGTTGCCCTGAATATTAAACTCGTTATAGAAGAGATCTCAGGATGGGCAACAGCCACACATGGATGGTATATTTATGGATTAATTATTCCGGTTGCTGTCTTGATTGGATTACTTTTAATGTATGTTTTCGTTTATCCGATGCTTAATTCCAGCACGATACAACAGAAAAACATTCCCCATGGAAATGCAATGGCAATTGATCCTGTAGACCAGATCCATTATACCAGGATTGGCATTACCGTCGACTTCTCTAAAAATGACCTGAACACGATCCGCCATGCACTGATCCAGGGTGGAAAGAAAGCAGATTACCATTTAATCCATATCGTGGAAACCGCCGGCGCCCAGTACCATGGGAAAGCTGCACTCGACCATGAAACACTAAGTGATTCAGAAAATCTGAAGAAGTATGGTCAGAATCTGGCCGATCTCGGTTATCATGGCATTCCACACATCGGTTTTGGAGGAGCAGCGCGTGCGATTGCAGAAATTACTAAAACCAACGATTTACAGTTACTCGTGATGGGTGCACATGGACATAAAGGCCTGAAGGACTTGATTTTCGGGACTACTGTAGATGCAGTAAGACACAAAATAACAATACCAGTATTGGTAGTCAGATAA
- the smpB gene encoding SsrA-binding protein SmpB: MATDIQIKNKRAYFDYHVVDKYNAGLALLGTEIKAIRQGKANMTDAFCMFIGNVLYVRNLHISEYSHSSFHHHDIKRDRILLLQKKELKKLKFRSEEKGYTIVPLRIFTNERGFAKIEIALAQGKKDFDKRDSIKDRESKREMDRAMKG; the protein is encoded by the coding sequence ATGGCGACTGACATTCAAATAAAAAATAAAAGAGCATACTTCGATTACCATGTTGTTGATAAATACAACGCCGGACTGGCTTTGCTTGGAACTGAGATCAAAGCGATCAGACAAGGTAAAGCCAATATGACCGATGCTTTCTGCATGTTCATTGGTAATGTACTTTATGTAAGAAATCTTCATATCTCAGAATACAGCCACAGTTCTTTCCATCACCATGATATTAAACGTGACCGGATCTTACTGCTGCAAAAAAAGGAATTGAAAAAATTAAAATTCAGAAGTGAAGAAAAAGGATATACGATTGTTCCGCTTCGCATTTTCACCAATGAAAGAGGTTTTGCAAAAATAGAAATCGCATTGGCACAAGGAAAGAAAGACTTTGACAAAAGAGATAGTATCAAAGACCGCGAATCCAAACGTGAAATGGACCGGGCAATGAAAGGCTAA
- a CDS encoding protein-L-isoaspartate(D-aspartate) O-methyltransferase, producing MAYKFVDNYRERGARKKLVEHLKSRGITDERVLSAIGKVPRHFFFDETFWNQAYKDIAFPIGDGQTISQPYTVAYQSELLHINKGDKVLEIGTGSGYQTCILMELGAEVFTIERQESIYKHTLKVLPGMGYHANFFFGDGSMGIAAHAPYHKIIVTAGAPFVPEILLKQLKIGGMLVIPVGDEHSQIMVTVIRVSETDYEKFELDTFRFVPLVGDQAW from the coding sequence ATGGCGTATAAGTTTGTAGATAATTACCGGGAAAGAGGAGCAAGGAAAAAATTAGTGGAACATCTTAAATCAAGAGGCATCACAGATGAACGTGTACTGAGTGCAATTGGAAAAGTACCAAGACATTTTTTCTTTGATGAAACCTTCTGGAACCAGGCTTATAAAGATATTGCTTTCCCGATTGGTGATGGACAGACTATTTCTCAGCCTTATACGGTAGCTTACCAAAGTGAGTTACTGCATATTAATAAAGGCGATAAAGTGCTGGAAATTGGTACCGGCTCTGGTTATCAGACTTGTATTTTAATGGAACTGGGCGCAGAAGTATTTACGATCGAAAGACAAGAAAGTATTTACAAACACACATTGAAAGTATTGCCCGGAATGGGGTATCATGCGAACTTCTTTTTTGGCGATGGTTCAATGGGAATTGCAGCGCATGCGCCTTACCACAAAATTATTGTAACTGCTGGTGCGCCGTTTGTTCCTGAAATCTTATTGAAGCAATTAAAAATTGGTGGTATGCTGGTGATCCCGGTAGGTGATGAACATTCACAGATTATGGTTACAGTGATCCGTGTCAGTGAAACTGACTATGAGAAGTTTGAATTGGATACTTTTAGGTTTGTACCACTGGTAGGGGACCAGGCCTGGTAA
- the priA gene encoding replication restart helicase PriA: MQELNDIDFSERDTLFIEVILPLSLSKNYIYRVPFDLNEHTAVGKRVIVQFGKNKIYTALIKSISQTAPALYQAKYIIDVIDEHPVVNTLQLQFWDWMTAYYLCNEGDVMSAALPAGLKLASETIIILREEVSLEELELTDKENILITALEKQKRLTVDQISKLLGQKTVFPLIRSLLDKGVVHLAEEVVEKYKPLLKSYITLNPFYSEEGNFKHLFEVLERAPKQLDALLMYIKLSKSGIEISRQQLLEDSSCGQAALKALLDKEVFFLKKKVVSRLNDESDDMILNFKLSPAQNTALEKIGTEFQTKDVVLLHGITASGKTQVYIKLIEQAIEKGGQVLFLLPEIALTTQIVERIKRYFGDAIGVYHSKFNDNERVEIWNSVMNGKYKIVLGARSAVFLPFKNLKLIVVDEEHESSYKQNEPAPRYQARDAAVYLAHLHQSKIILGSATPSIESYYNALHQKYGLVTLNERFGGVELPIQEVVGIAEETKKKKMVSYFSSVLIDDITATLERKEQVILFQNRRGYATILICKTCGFAPKCVNCDVSLTFHKSSGKLHCHYCGYHESSMNICPACGSVHIEQKGFGTERIEEELSLIFPEVKIARLDVDSTRTKNSLQKIISDFQEKKTDILIGTQMVAKGLDFDNVTLIGVINADTLLNYPDFRAFERSFQLLAQVAGRAGRRDKQGKVCIQAYDADHRIIKQVVDNNYLEMYNDEIAERRQFHYPPFTRLIFINVKHKDSNLLNAASARFATLLRAQLGTRVLGPEQPLVSRIRNYYIKQLIIKSDKSTAIHKVKAALKQTIADFNGENTFKGVIMQVDVDPY; this comes from the coding sequence ATGCAGGAATTAAATGATATTGATTTTTCAGAGAGGGATACCTTGTTTATAGAAGTAATTTTACCGCTTTCTCTTTCAAAAAACTATATCTATCGTGTTCCATTTGACTTAAATGAGCATACCGCTGTTGGTAAAAGGGTAATCGTTCAGTTTGGGAAAAATAAAATCTATACAGCGCTGATTAAAAGTATCAGCCAGACCGCACCGGCTTTATACCAGGCTAAATATATTATTGATGTTATCGATGAACATCCGGTTGTAAATACCCTGCAATTGCAGTTCTGGGATTGGATGACTGCCTACTATCTCTGCAATGAAGGCGATGTGATGTCTGCAGCGCTTCCGGCAGGATTAAAACTGGCGAGCGAGACCATTATCATCCTTCGGGAAGAAGTGTCTTTAGAAGAGCTTGAATTGACTGATAAAGAGAATATACTGATTACTGCACTGGAAAAACAGAAACGCCTGACGGTAGATCAGATTTCTAAACTATTAGGACAGAAAACAGTATTTCCGCTGATCCGTTCTCTTTTGGATAAAGGGGTAGTTCATCTTGCAGAAGAAGTCGTTGAAAAATATAAACCTTTATTAAAATCATACATCACCCTAAACCCTTTCTACAGCGAGGAAGGGAATTTCAAGCATCTTTTTGAGGTGCTGGAAAGGGCGCCGAAACAACTGGATGCCCTGCTGATGTATATTAAACTTTCCAAATCGGGGATTGAAATCTCCAGACAGCAATTGCTGGAAGACAGCAGTTGTGGGCAGGCGGCTTTGAAAGCCTTACTGGATAAGGAAGTCTTCTTCCTTAAAAAGAAAGTAGTGAGCCGGTTAAATGACGAGTCGGATGATATGATCCTTAATTTTAAACTCAGCCCGGCACAAAATACAGCTTTAGAAAAAATAGGAACAGAGTTCCAGACCAAAGATGTTGTTTTATTACATGGAATAACTGCTTCTGGTAAAACTCAGGTCTATATCAAATTGATTGAGCAGGCGATTGAAAAAGGTGGGCAGGTTTTGTTCCTTTTGCCTGAAATTGCGTTGACTACACAGATCGTTGAACGGATTAAACGCTATTTTGGCGATGCGATCGGGGTATATCATTCCAAATTCAATGACAACGAAAGGGTAGAGATCTGGAACAGCGTCATGAATGGTAAATATAAAATTGTTCTTGGCGCACGTTCAGCAGTGTTTTTACCTTTCAAAAATTTAAAATTGATCGTGGTCGATGAGGAACATGAATCATCGTACAAGCAAAATGAACCTGCTCCAAGATATCAGGCCAGGGATGCTGCTGTTTACCTGGCGCATCTGCATCAGTCAAAAATCATATTGGGTTCAGCTACGCCTTCTATAGAAAGTTATTACAATGCATTGCATCAAAAATATGGCCTTGTTACCTTAAACGAACGTTTTGGAGGGGTTGAACTCCCTATACAGGAAGTGGTAGGGATTGCTGAAGAAACCAAGAAGAAGAAAATGGTTTCTTATTTCTCCAGTGTATTAATTGATGACATCACTGCAACGCTGGAAAGAAAAGAACAAGTGATCCTTTTCCAGAACCGCAGGGGTTATGCAACTATCCTGATTTGTAAAACATGTGGTTTCGCGCCTAAGTGTGTGAACTGTGACGTGAGCCTTACTTTCCACAAAAGCAGTGGTAAGCTGCATTGTCATTATTGCGGATACCATGAAAGCAGTATGAATATTTGTCCTGCCTGTGGTTCTGTACATATTGAACAAAAAGGGTTTGGAACTGAAAGAATAGAAGAGGAATTAAGCCTGATCTTTCCGGAAGTGAAAATTGCAAGGCTTGATGTAGACAGTACAAGAACAAAAAATAGTCTTCAGAAGATTATAAGTGATTTTCAGGAAAAGAAAACAGATATCCTGATTGGTACACAAATGGTGGCTAAAGGCCTTGATTTTGATAATGTAACACTGATCGGTGTAATCAATGCAGATACTTTATTGAATTACCCGGATTTCAGAGCTTTTGAGCGCAGTTTTCAGTTGTTAGCACAGGTTGCAGGCCGTGCGGGCAGAAGAGATAAGCAGGGGAAAGTATGTATTCAGGCCTATGATGCCGACCATAGAATTATCAAACAGGTAGTGGATAATAATTACCTGGAGATGTATAACGATGAAATTGCTGAGCGCAGACAATTTCATTATCCGCCTTTTACCAGGCTGATTTTTATCAATGTAAAACATAAAGATTCAAATCTGCTCAATGCCGCGTCTGCACGTTTTGCTACGCTGTTAAGGGCGCAACTCGGAACGAGGGTACTGGGGCCTGAACAGCCTTTGGTTTCCAGGATCAGGAATTATTACATCAAACAGCTGATTATTAAATCAGATAAATCAACGGCTATTCATAAAGTTAAGGCTGCACTTAAACAAACTATAGCAGACTTTAACGGGGAGAATACCTTTAAAGGTGTAATTATGCAGGTAGACGTAGATCCTTACTAG
- a CDS encoding DUF423 domain-containing protein, whose protein sequence is MNRKIILTASFFGAVAVVLGAFGAHGLKNVIAADQLAIWSKGVEYQFYHTFALLFLSTFARFRNKLVDFAYYCFTIGIIFFSGSLYLLATREVLQLSWVNIVGPITPLGGLLLITGWIFLFFAALKNR, encoded by the coding sequence ATGAATAGAAAAATAATTTTGACTGCCTCTTTCTTTGGAGCAGTGGCGGTAGTACTAGGTGCCTTTGGTGCGCATGGCCTGAAAAATGTAATTGCTGCTGATCAGCTGGCTATCTGGAGCAAGGGAGTTGAATATCAGTTTTATCATACTTTTGCCTTGCTTTTTCTATCCACCTTCGCCAGGTTCAGGAATAAACTGGTTGATTTTGCTTATTACTGTTTCACCATAGGGATCATTTTCTTTTCAGGATCACTTTACCTGCTGGCTACACGTGAAGTATTACAGTTAAGCTGGGTAAATATTGTAGGCCCGATTACTCCTTTAGGAGGATTATTATTAATTACCGGCTGGATTTTTCTTTTCTTCGCCGCTTTAAAAAACAGATAG